In a single window of the Bradyrhizobium erythrophlei genome:
- a CDS encoding acetyl/propionyl/methylcrotonyl-CoA carboxylase subunit alpha — protein MDRPAQYRRFRTLLIANRGEIACRVIRTARAMGLRTVAVYSEADCDAMHVAMADEAVLLGPARARDSYLNIDRVIDAARQSGAEAVHPGYGFLSESAEFAQACSEAGLVFVGPTAGMIKAMGSKSGSKMLMEKAGVPLVPGYHGEAQDEATLAKAADKIGFPVLVKASAGGGGRGMRIVHSAGELAAALTSAKREAKAAFGDDRMLIEKFVENPRHIEVQVIGDSHGNLLSLFERECTLQRRHQKVVEEAPSPTLDAGKREAVCAAARKAAGAVNYVGAGTIEFVSNGKDVFFIEMNTRLQVEHPVTELITGIDLVEWQLRVAFGEKLPLAQDEIKLSGHAIEARVYAENPHRNFMPSVGRIRTWRMPEPSNGLRIDAGYREGDAVSPHYDAMLAKVIAWAPTRDAAIDRLNRGLEDADVRGIVTNIAFLSALVTHPDVRANAIDTGFIERELKNLTPAAPEPGDLELCAAVTAILNEEAKAARGEAHSPWRTAGWMPVGRRQRVFTFRHGHGTEQEAGLQYGNGPATLSIGERDFAFAYASRDAGGFDLTLDGMKSHIVAVVEGHELYLRTRNGRFDLHWVDPFGGDDEEQVGEDKIIAPLPGTVVALLAEVGATLEKGAPILTLEVMKMEQTLRAPFAGVLKVIKCKVGDIVQEGVELAEVEPTAS, from the coding sequence ATGGATCGCCCCGCACAGTACCGGCGGTTTCGCACCCTGCTGATCGCCAATCGCGGCGAGATCGCCTGCCGCGTGATCCGCACCGCCAGGGCCATGGGCTTGCGCACGGTTGCGGTTTATTCCGAAGCCGACTGCGACGCCATGCATGTCGCGATGGCCGATGAGGCCGTGCTGCTCGGACCGGCGCGGGCGCGGGATAGCTATCTCAACATCGATCGCGTGATCGACGCGGCGCGCCAGAGCGGCGCCGAAGCCGTGCATCCCGGCTACGGCTTTCTGTCCGAGAGCGCCGAATTCGCACAAGCGTGTTCAGAAGCGGGATTGGTCTTCGTCGGTCCGACCGCTGGGATGATCAAGGCGATGGGCTCGAAATCCGGCTCCAAAATGCTGATGGAAAAGGCCGGCGTGCCGCTGGTGCCGGGCTATCACGGCGAAGCCCAGGATGAGGCGACGCTGGCGAAGGCGGCCGACAAAATCGGCTTTCCCGTCCTGGTCAAGGCCTCGGCCGGTGGCGGTGGCCGCGGCATGCGCATCGTGCACTCGGCCGGCGAGCTTGCCGCCGCGCTCACCAGCGCCAAGCGCGAGGCCAAGGCCGCCTTCGGCGACGACCGCATGCTGATCGAAAAATTCGTCGAAAACCCCAGGCACATCGAAGTGCAGGTCATCGGCGACAGCCATGGCAATCTGCTGTCGCTGTTCGAGCGCGAATGCACCTTGCAGCGGCGGCATCAGAAGGTGGTCGAGGAAGCGCCGTCGCCGACGCTCGATGCCGGCAAACGCGAGGCGGTGTGCGCCGCCGCCCGCAAGGCTGCCGGCGCGGTCAACTATGTCGGTGCCGGCACCATCGAGTTTGTTTCCAACGGCAAGGACGTGTTCTTCATCGAGATGAACACGCGGCTGCAGGTCGAGCATCCCGTCACCGAACTGATCACCGGCATCGATCTCGTGGAATGGCAGTTGCGCGTCGCCTTCGGCGAAAAGTTGCCGCTGGCGCAGGATGAGATCAAATTGAGCGGACACGCCATCGAGGCGCGGGTCTATGCGGAAAATCCGCACAGGAATTTCATGCCGTCGGTCGGCCGTATCAGGACATGGCGGATGCCGGAGCCCTCGAACGGCCTGCGCATCGATGCCGGCTACCGCGAGGGCGATGCGGTTTCGCCGCACTACGACGCCATGCTGGCCAAGGTGATTGCGTGGGCGCCGACCCGCGACGCTGCGATTGACCGGCTCAACCGCGGGCTCGAGGACGCCGACGTGCGCGGCATCGTCACCAACATTGCCTTCCTGTCGGCGCTGGTGACGCATCCGGACGTCCGCGCCAACGCCATCGACACCGGTTTTATCGAACGTGAACTGAAAAACCTGACGCCGGCGGCTCCGGAGCCCGGCGATCTCGAGCTTTGCGCGGCCGTGACGGCGATCCTGAACGAAGAAGCGAAAGCCGCGCGAGGCGAAGCGCATTCGCCCTGGCGAACCGCGGGTTGGATGCCGGTAGGCCGGCGGCAGCGGGTGTTTACATTCCGCCACGGGCACGGGACCGAACAAGAGGCAGGCCTGCAATATGGCAACGGTCCCGCGACGCTGTCGATCGGCGAGCGCGATTTTGCCTTTGCATACGCTTCCAGGGATGCCGGCGGATTCGACCTGACGCTCGACGGCATGAAATCGCACATCGTCGCCGTCGTCGAAGGCCACGAACTGTATCTGCGAACCCGCAACGGCCGTTTCGACCTGCACTGGGTCGATCCGTTCGGCGGCGACGACGAAGAGCAGGTCGGCGAGGACAAGATCATTGCACCCTTGCCCGGTACCGTGGTGGCGTTGCTGGCCGAAGTCGGCGCGACCCTGGAGAAGGGTGCGCCCATTCTCACGCTCGAAGTGATGAAGATGGAGCAGACCCTGCGCGCGCCGTTCGCGGGCGTGCTCAAGGTGATCAAATGCAAGGTCGGTGATATCGTGCAAGAGGGCGTCGAACTCGCCGAGGTCGAGCCGACAGCGTCGTGA
- a CDS encoding hydroxymethylglutaryl-CoA lyase has protein sequence MSDSVRIVEVGPRDGLQNEKTPVSVADRIAFIEALVGAGLHTVEVGAFVSPKAIPQMVNSDQVLRGVNRRSDSEFHVLVPNERGYEAARAAGARVIAVFASASEGFSRANINCGVAESIERFRPVVASARADGIKVRGYISCVLGCPFDGEVKPQAVVDVAKVLWDLGCYEISLGDTIGVGTPLKARHLLRAVAGAVPMANLAMHFHDTYGQALANLYAGMEEGARVIDSAAGGLGGCPYAPGATGNVATEDVVYMLEGMGIATGVDMTKLLGATNEVSRLLSRPPVSRVVSALNAKVRAQS, from the coding sequence ATGAGCGATTCCGTGCGCATCGTCGAAGTCGGCCCGCGCGACGGCCTGCAAAACGAAAAGACGCCGGTCAGCGTCGCCGACCGCATTGCGTTCATCGAGGCGCTGGTCGGTGCCGGGCTGCATACCGTCGAGGTCGGGGCGTTTGTGTCGCCGAAGGCGATCCCGCAGATGGTGAATTCGGACCAGGTGCTACGCGGCGTCAACCGTCGCTCCGACAGCGAATTCCATGTGCTGGTCCCGAATGAACGGGGTTACGAGGCGGCGCGCGCGGCCGGCGCCCGAGTGATCGCGGTGTTTGCCTCGGCCTCGGAAGGCTTTTCGCGGGCCAATATCAACTGCGGGGTTGCCGAGTCGATCGAGCGTTTCAGGCCGGTCGTGGCCAGCGCCAGGGCCGACGGCATCAAGGTGCGTGGCTATATCTCCTGCGTGCTCGGTTGCCCCTTTGATGGCGAGGTGAAGCCGCAAGCGGTCGTGGATGTCGCGAAGGTGCTGTGGGATCTCGGCTGCTACGAAATCTCGCTCGGCGACACCATCGGCGTCGGCACTCCGCTCAAGGCGCGGCATCTATTGCGCGCGGTGGCCGGCGCCGTGCCGATGGCCAACCTCGCGATGCATTTCCACGACACCTATGGCCAGGCGCTGGCCAATCTCTACGCCGGGATGGAGGAGGGCGCCCGTGTGATCGATTCCGCCGCCGGCGGCCTCGGCGGCTGTCCCTACGCGCCGGGCGCTACCGGCAATGTCGCGACCGAGGATGTGGTCTACATGCTCGAGGGCATGGGCATCGCCACCGGTGTCGACATGACGAAGTTGCTGGGGGCGACCAATGAGGTCAGCCGGCTGCTCAGCCGGCCGCCGGTGAGCCGGGTGGTATCGGCGTTGAATGCGAAGGTGCGAGCGCAGTCGTAG
- a CDS encoding TRAP transporter large permease, which produces MTVLGIGISYGLATLVAMFSGMPIAFALGAVAVVFMGIYMPAASLDTVTQNVYEEMASITLLAIPLFILKGAAIGKSRAGQDLYSALHAWLHRVPGGLGVANVFACALFAAMAGSSPATCSAIGSAGIPEMRKRGYSGGFAAGIIAAGGTLGILLPPSITMILFAVAAEKSLGRLFLAGIGPGLLLVSLFGAYAVIHFRKEYAAASALYQKTGSTSAILTRDDFTMAERFNVLPRVLPFVLLLTGVMIALYGGFATPSETAGLGGLLALVLIALIYSVWRPSDLAPILKSTIRESTMLMMIIGMSLLYSYVMSYLHISQSVAESIVAMQLPRWELLAAILVMVVVLGFFLPPVSIILMTAPIILPPLRAAHFDIIWFGIVMTIVMEMGLIHPPVGLNIFVIRSVAPDIPLSEVIWGTLPFVLLMMLAVVVLCFVPEISTGLPNLVMGPDGGR; this is translated from the coding sequence ATGACCGTCCTTGGAATTGGTATTAGCTACGGCCTCGCCACGCTGGTTGCGATGTTCTCGGGCATGCCGATCGCGTTTGCGCTGGGCGCGGTCGCGGTAGTGTTCATGGGCATCTATATGCCGGCGGCCTCGCTGGATACCGTGACCCAGAACGTTTACGAGGAGATGGCCTCGATCACGCTGTTGGCGATTCCGCTGTTCATCCTCAAGGGGGCGGCGATCGGCAAATCCCGTGCCGGCCAGGATCTCTATTCGGCGCTGCATGCCTGGCTGCATCGGGTGCCTGGCGGGCTCGGCGTCGCCAACGTGTTCGCCTGCGCGCTGTTCGCGGCGATGGCGGGATCGTCCCCCGCCACCTGCTCGGCGATCGGCTCGGCCGGCATACCCGAGATGCGCAAGCGTGGCTATTCCGGCGGATTCGCCGCCGGCATCATCGCCGCCGGCGGCACCCTCGGGATCCTGCTGCCGCCTTCGATCACCATGATCCTGTTTGCGGTCGCGGCGGAAAAATCCTTGGGGCGCCTGTTCCTTGCCGGCATCGGTCCCGGCCTGCTGCTGGTCTCTCTGTTCGGCGCCTATGCGGTGATCCATTTTCGCAAGGAGTACGCGGCGGCCAGCGCGCTCTACCAAAAGACCGGCTCGACCTCGGCCATTCTCACCCGCGACGATTTTACCATGGCAGAGCGCTTCAACGTGCTGCCCAGGGTACTGCCCTTCGTGCTGCTGCTGACCGGGGTCATGATCGCGCTCTATGGCGGCTTTGCTACGCCTTCGGAAACCGCCGGGCTCGGCGGGCTACTGGCGCTGGTGCTGATCGCGCTGATCTACAGCGTGTGGCGGCCTTCCGACCTGGCACCGATCCTGAAATCGACGATCCGCGAATCCACCATGCTGATGATGATCATCGGCATGTCGCTGCTCTATTCCTATGTGATGAGCTACCTGCACATCTCGCAATCGGTCGCGGAATCGATTGTCGCCATGCAGCTGCCGCGCTGGGAATTGCTGGCGGCGATCCTGGTCATGGTCGTGGTACTCGGCTTCTTCCTGCCGCCGGTGTCAATCATCCTGATGACCGCGCCGATCATCCTGCCGCCGCTGCGCGCCGCCCACTTCGATATCATCTGGTTCGGCATCGTCATGACCATCGTGATGGAAATGGGCCTCATTCACCCGCCGGTGGGGCTGAATATCTTCGTCATTCGCAGCGTCGCCCCGGATATCCCCTTGAGCGAGGTGATCTGGGGCACGCTGCCCTTCGTGCTGCTGATGATGCTGGCCGTGGTGGTGCTGTGCTTCGTGCCGGAGATTTCGACGGGCCTGCCCAATCTGGTGATGGGGCCGGACGGGGGAAGGTAG
- a CDS encoding TRAP transporter small permease, which translates to MMHGPLPDQTERSSAAGNTLVAALERGLAVCNNVIVFLAAIALIAACVILSDSVLGRALFHSANYWQDEAAVFLLVGATFMTAAYVQGQRGHIGIEAFVGLLPPIVNRIRLWLVDVASLLFCSFFAWKSWTLAHEAWADGQVSNSMWSPPLAIPYGLMASGMTLLCVQILLQIIIPLSGAARR; encoded by the coding sequence ATGATGCATGGTCCGCTTCCGGATCAAACCGAACGTTCCAGCGCGGCGGGCAACACCCTGGTCGCGGCGCTGGAGCGCGGGCTTGCGGTCTGCAACAATGTCATTGTGTTTTTAGCTGCCATCGCGCTGATCGCAGCCTGCGTCATCCTCAGCGACAGCGTGCTCGGCCGCGCGCTGTTTCACAGCGCGAACTACTGGCAGGACGAAGCGGCGGTATTCCTCCTGGTCGGCGCCACCTTCATGACCGCGGCCTATGTGCAGGGACAGCGCGGCCATATCGGCATCGAGGCGTTCGTCGGCCTGCTGCCGCCGATCGTCAATCGCATCAGGCTATGGCTGGTCGATGTCGCAAGCCTGCTGTTCTGCAGCTTCTTCGCCTGGAAATCCTGGACGCTCGCCCATGAAGCCTGGGCCGACGGACAAGTGTCGAACTCGATGTGGTCGCCGCCGCTCGCCATTCCCTACGGCTTGATGGCGTCAGGCATGACGCTGTTGTGCGTGCAGATCCTGCTGCAGATCATCATTCCCTTGTCTGGGGCAGCGCGGCGATGA
- the dctP gene encoding TRAP transporter substrate-binding protein DctP: protein MLTRRHVLVSTLAAPAILRFGIGTAHAATTLKISHQFPGGTIDKGDFRDRLCRVFAAEVAKRSGGEIAAEVYPNSSLIKTNAQFSAMRKGALDISLYPMPYAGGELPETNIGLMPGLVSTYDQGLSWKTKPIGKALTDFLADKGIILLTWVWQAGGVASRSKAIVAPEDAKGLKVRGGSREMDMVLQTAGAAVLSVPSNEIYTAMQTGACDAGITSSTSLISFRLEEVAKSLTSGANASYWFMLEPLMMSKSIFDALPKSQQDIILAVGQELDAYGKKGAQDDDVEVAKVYEKAGAKVSVLDAATVGKWRDIARDTAWKDYGAKTATAANLLKLASDVSA from the coding sequence ATGCTCACACGCCGCCATGTCCTCGTTTCCACGCTTGCCGCACCCGCCATCCTGCGTTTCGGGATCGGAACGGCCCACGCCGCGACGACGCTGAAAATCTCCCATCAGTTTCCCGGCGGCACCATCGACAAGGGCGATTTCCGCGACCGGCTGTGCCGGGTGTTCGCCGCTGAAGTTGCAAAGCGCAGCGGCGGCGAGATCGCGGCCGAAGTCTATCCGAACTCCTCGCTGATCAAGACCAACGCTCAATTCTCGGCGATGCGCAAAGGCGCGCTCGATATCAGCCTGTATCCCATGCCCTACGCGGGCGGCGAATTGCCGGAGACCAATATCGGCCTGATGCCGGGTCTGGTGTCGACCTACGATCAGGGCCTGAGCTGGAAAACCAAGCCTATCGGCAAGGCGCTGACGGATTTCCTGGCCGACAAGGGTATCATTCTCCTGACATGGGTCTGGCAGGCCGGCGGCGTCGCCAGCCGCTCGAAAGCGATCGTCGCCCCGGAAGACGCCAAGGGCCTCAAGGTGCGCGGCGGCTCACGCGAGATGGACATGGTGCTGCAGACCGCCGGCGCCGCGGTGCTGTCGGTCCCGTCAAACGAAATCTACACTGCGATGCAGACCGGCGCCTGCGATGCCGGCATCACCTCCTCCACCAGCCTGATCTCGTTCAGGCTCGAGGAGGTCGCGAAGTCGCTGACCTCGGGCGCCAACGCCTCCTACTGGTTCATGCTGGAGCCGCTGATGATGTCGAAATCGATTTTCGACGCTCTGCCGAAAAGTCAGCAGGACATCATCCTGGCGGTCGGCCAGGAGCTCGATGCGTACGGCAAGAAAGGCGCGCAGGACGACGACGTCGAAGTCGCCAAGGTCTATGAAAAGGCAGGCGCCAAGGTCAGCGTGCTCGACGCAGCCACCGTCGGCAAGTGGCGCGACATCGCCCGCGATACCGCGTGGAAGGACTACGGCGCGAAAACCGCGACCGCGGCCAACCTGCTGAAACTCGCCTCCGACGTTTCCGCATGA
- a CDS encoding pentapeptide MXKDX repeat protein: MTISTRIALGISAAAVSLSLALAPAAFAQDKMGKDDAMKKDTMSKDTMKKDTMSKDTMSKDTMKKDDGMKKDTMKKDDGMKKN, translated from the coding sequence ATGACCATCAGCACCCGCATTGCGCTCGGAATATCTGCCGCCGCCGTTTCACTCAGTCTGGCGCTTGCGCCGGCCGCCTTCGCCCAGGACAAGATGGGCAAGGATGACGCCATGAAAAAGGACACGATGTCCAAGGACACGATGAAAAAGGACACCATGTCCAAGGACACCATGTCCAAGGACACCATGAAGAAGGACGACGGAATGAAGAAGGATACCATGAAAAAAGACGACGGAATGAAGAAGAACTAA